A window of the Acidovorax sp. YS12 genome harbors these coding sequences:
- a CDS encoding TonB-dependent receptor, whose amino-acid sequence MPSSRFISPIRPIAAAMLSLVAAWAQAAPLAIDLPAQPLSTSIQQLSRQSGLSIGGNAALLEGKAAPAVHGTLEPADALRQLLQGSGLRADLDGNKAVIRKAASVLKEVVVHASNMTPDQNLQRDGRGSEGYRADLVSRAGFLDQTKIQDLPYSYSVASSDLIENAGTESAEKILSMMPSLQTNGEERGGNGGRYVLSRGFSQNWAVDGMVRAFSNITGSIPLEDKERIEQLSGLSGFLSGAALNIGGVTNYVLKRPTDKRLAKVTAGAPGGTSRYLHGDFGGPLGDRFGYRINIAGRDGDTSIKNQSIRSDLVSIALDFKPIDSTVFQADYAHYDYKINAPNSSWSLRGAVIPEAPDLSETGAPEWTYSKWTTDRAGIRFRSAINDHLAVRGGFQHEQNINNYVYFGYGNIAANGSYSGTLGNSNSDSRFYNTTGHALADLNFETSGIKHAITTGYSRQKMWAKFNSPTNSYWSTINGFNYYDPAASAAALQTAYNTLASQPPIGGPYVTSYSYVYESIPIADRIDITDQWSIILGASYDRMGFTNYDATTGAETQNYRESRLSPSGSIIFRPVPSVSTYFTYQEGLTPGDVVPSTYFDLPVTNPGASSPNVHKGYELGVKWAIGKAMVTLAAFDMTQANTYYMMNSAGTSYTHYGNGRQKHKGIDIGISGKVTENLTVFGGAMSMDAKITDRPNNPGVAGQMPAGVSKYMQKLYAEYDVTHIPGLTLTAGVQNYSRFVASNVTTGLKYIPGYTYGSIGARYKTVLGGYDTTFRFNLDNVTNERYWYPRGSGASPLTAMFSATVNLN is encoded by the coding sequence ATGCCTTCCTCCCGCTTCATCTCCCCTATCCGCCCCATTGCGGCGGCCATGCTTTCGCTGGTGGCCGCTTGGGCCCAGGCTGCGCCCCTGGCCATCGATCTGCCAGCCCAGCCGCTGAGCACCTCGATCCAGCAGCTTTCGCGCCAATCGGGGCTGTCCATCGGCGGCAACGCCGCGCTGCTCGAGGGCAAGGCCGCGCCAGCCGTGCACGGCACGCTGGAACCCGCCGATGCCTTGCGCCAGCTGCTGCAGGGCAGCGGCCTGAGGGCGGATCTCGACGGCAACAAGGCCGTCATCCGGAAGGCCGCATCCGTGCTGAAGGAGGTGGTGGTTCATGCGTCGAACATGACGCCGGATCAGAACTTGCAGCGGGACGGCAGGGGAAGCGAAGGCTACCGCGCCGATCTGGTGTCTCGTGCCGGATTTTTGGACCAAACGAAGATTCAGGATTTACCCTACAGTTATTCTGTTGCTTCGTCCGATCTGATCGAGAATGCCGGTACAGAATCGGCGGAGAAAATCCTGAGCATGATGCCCTCACTCCAAACCAATGGAGAAGAGCGCGGAGGCAATGGAGGAAGATACGTTCTTTCTCGTGGATTTTCCCAGAATTGGGCGGTCGATGGCATGGTCAGGGCATTCTCAAACATTACCGGATCGATACCGCTTGAAGACAAGGAACGCATCGAACAACTGTCTGGATTGTCGGGATTTCTCAGCGGCGCGGCCCTGAACATTGGCGGTGTGACGAACTATGTCCTGAAGCGTCCCACGGATAAGCGTCTTGCCAAGGTCACCGCAGGGGCTCCTGGCGGAACCAGCCGATACCTCCATGGCGATTTTGGCGGCCCTCTGGGCGACCGCTTCGGCTATCGAATCAACATTGCGGGACGCGATGGCGATACCTCGATCAAGAACCAAAGCATCCGATCCGATCTCGTCAGCATCGCCCTCGATTTCAAACCGATTGACTCCACGGTATTCCAGGCAGATTACGCCCATTACGACTACAAGATCAACGCTCCGAACTCATCTTGGTCCCTGAGAGGAGCGGTTATTCCTGAAGCGCCAGATCTCAGCGAAACCGGAGCGCCGGAATGGACCTACAGCAAATGGACCACGGATCGGGCCGGAATTAGATTTCGATCGGCCATCAATGATCATCTCGCCGTACGCGGCGGCTTCCAGCATGAGCAAAACATCAACAACTATGTGTATTTTGGCTATGGGAACATCGCGGCGAATGGGTCTTATTCTGGAACTCTGGGCAATTCAAACTCCGATTCCCGCTTCTACAACACGACGGGCCATGCTCTTGCAGATCTCAATTTTGAAACATCCGGCATAAAGCATGCCATAACGACGGGTTATAGCCGCCAGAAAATGTGGGCGAAATTCAATAGCCCAACCAATTCGTACTGGTCAACCATCAACGGCTTCAACTACTATGATCCCGCCGCATCTGCCGCAGCCTTGCAAACGGCATACAACACACTTGCCTCGCAGCCGCCCATCGGAGGCCCATACGTAACATCGTACAGTTATGTCTATGAATCCATCCCGATCGCCGACAGGATCGACATCACCGATCAATGGTCGATCATCCTTGGAGCATCGTATGACAGGATGGGTTTTACCAATTACGACGCCACGACAGGTGCTGAAACCCAAAACTATCGGGAATCCCGACTCTCCCCGTCCGGCTCGATCATCTTCAGGCCTGTCCCGTCCGTCAGTACATACTTCACATACCAGGAGGGACTGACGCCCGGTGATGTCGTTCCCAGCACCTATTTTGACTTGCCGGTAACCAATCCCGGCGCCTCATCGCCCAACGTGCACAAAGGGTATGAGCTTGGCGTGAAATGGGCGATCGGCAAGGCCATGGTGACGTTGGCAGCCTTCGACATGACGCAGGCCAACACCTATTACATGATGAACAGCGCCGGAACCTCCTACACGCACTACGGCAACGGGCGCCAAAAGCACAAAGGCATCGACATAGGCATTTCCGGAAAAGTCACGGAAAATCTGACCGTGTTCGGCGGCGCCATGTCCATGGACGCAAAAATAACCGATCGACCAAATAACCCTGGAGTAGCCGGCCAAATGCCAGCAGGTGTTTCGAAATACATGCAGAAATTGTATGCAGAATATGACGTCACCCATATTCCGGGCCTGACCCTGACCGCTGGCGTGCAGAACTATAGCCGTTTTGTTGCCAGCAACGTGACCACCGGATTGAAATATATCCCAGGCTATACATATGGTTCCATCGGTGCTCGCTATAAAACCGTTCTTGGTGGCTACGATACGACGTTCCGCTTCAATCTGGACAACGTCACGAATGAACGATACTGGTATCCGAGAGGGTCGGGCGCCAGTCCGCTGACGGCAATGTTTTCGGCGACCGTCAATCTCAATTGA
- a CDS encoding ABC transporter substrate-binding protein, which yields MDQKLGHVAGTSRIEKADFDKDILSRIYSDVDAIVPVNIPPDPEAMLLLNPDALITQDIWLPMLKAVGLHRLSSYQYSASLDARLAQWLELGNISGKMARAQALRTHFLTSREKLKASIGSRKEHPRVAFFIGGTEVGLGFLYGEILHLNGLIDVLGAINVSRGNRIRTVPTPESVAVLDPDFIFLGSDLAADEGAKKLYLSHEWQIVRAVRDKRVYRIPPSHFFAPTLDENLLLQWFAEILYPDLPRTLRSAYREEFHFIHDTTLTDDDLDKLLSLDQNAMSAGYMRFSRKNAINRSH from the coding sequence TTGGATCAGAAACTCGGCCATGTGGCCGGAACATCCCGAATCGAGAAAGCCGACTTCGACAAGGACATCCTTTCGCGCATTTACTCAGACGTGGATGCGATCGTCCCGGTGAACATCCCTCCGGATCCGGAAGCAATGTTGCTGCTGAACCCGGATGCCCTGATCACGCAGGACATCTGGCTCCCCATGCTGAAGGCGGTTGGCCTGCACCGGCTTTCTTCTTACCAATACAGTGCTTCTTTGGATGCCCGGTTGGCACAGTGGCTGGAATTGGGCAATATTTCCGGGAAGATGGCCCGCGCGCAAGCATTGCGCACCCATTTCCTGACAAGCCGCGAAAAGTTGAAGGCCAGCATCGGCTCACGGAAAGAACACCCGCGCGTGGCTTTTTTCATCGGCGGGACCGAAGTCGGCCTCGGCTTCCTTTACGGGGAAATATTGCATTTGAACGGGCTGATCGATGTTCTGGGTGCCATAAACGTCAGCCGGGGAAACAGGATTCGAACGGTACCAACACCAGAATCTGTTGCAGTTCTGGATCCTGATTTTATTTTTCTTGGTTCCGACCTCGCCGCCGACGAAGGAGCAAAGAAACTATATCTATCCCATGAGTGGCAAATCGTTCGTGCCGTCCGAGATAAAAGAGTATACCGGATCCCTCCCTCGCATTTTTTCGCACCGACACTCGACGAGAATCTCCTGCTGCAATGGTTCGCGGAGATCCTCTACCCCGATCTACCCCGCACCCTGCGCTCGGCATACCGCGAAGAATTTCATTTTATTCATGACACGACATTGACGGATGATGATTTAGACAAGCTCCTGTCCCTCGACCAGAACGCAATGTCTGCGGGGTACATGCGGTTTTCCCGGAAGAATGCAATCAACCGCTCACATTGA
- a CDS encoding TonB-dependent receptor, whose amino-acid sequence MPSSRFTSPIRPIAAAMLSLVAAWAQAVPLAIDLPAQPLSTSVQQLSRQSGLSIGGNAALLEGKAAPAVKGAMEPLAALNRLLAGSGLEAITAADGSLVVRNGSVATLAEVSVMAAAAPDEGSAQAGYRPETAKATGPWGDKPIQDTPYSVHSVPAELMENMIAPSADRLLLYIPTATPGGNTANNGGYLNVGIRGFTNAEVTRNGIPMRWTWLSTSTEDLERMETLSGSSGFLYGAGNVGGVTNLVSKRPTPYPMHDLTLGNYGNGQWYAHADLGGPIGEDERFGYRLNVLTQDGETMMRGQRNARNMLSGALDWHLSRDLLVQFDASHETRNVNKPDNYLFIWGASAYPSAKDVDNRRLFTNDGTYSDLTARRLGTNLTWSPSDALAVRAGYLRVWETQDYKTATYWIDDVGGAYIDSAKLVDSKSWSDGGYLYADLKFRALGINHKLTFGMNTSAMEVHPYKDGYNWQEFYFPDLATALNTPEVTWPELGQQGRYVSMRQRYTNTLVGDDIAFNERWSALVGINHASIKTYAYNTSETATSSYDSAATTPTVSLIFKPRPDLSLYATYMRSLQSGMQVATGASPPYTNAGQFLPPTIGKQIEIGAKATLGSMLLTAALYQIDQANLYDDNHANGTRTRTQDGRQVHRGIELTASGKATKNLTLFGGASFIDAKITKTNLARDQDNAPTFVPKAKLSLYAEYALPFLRSLYLTGGASYRSSVEYVPALKDYRATSAGYAVADLGLRYETRLYDKPAILRLGISNLFDKHYYISVGPALGAPRTVAFSTTLKF is encoded by the coding sequence ATGCCTTCCTCGCGCTTCACCTCTCCTATCCGCCCCATTGCGGCTGCCATGCTTTCGCTGGTGGCCGCATGGGCCCAGGCAGTACCCCTGGCCATCGATCTGCCAGCCCAGCCGCTGAGCACCTCGGTCCAGCAGCTTTCGCGCCAATCGGGGCTGTCCATCGGCGGCAACGCCGCGCTGCTCGAGGGCAAGGCCGCACCCGCCGTGAAGGGCGCCATGGAGCCACTGGCGGCACTGAACAGGCTGCTGGCAGGGAGCGGATTGGAAGCCATCACGGCAGCAGATGGCTCGCTGGTCGTCAGGAACGGCAGCGTGGCCACCTTGGCAGAAGTATCTGTCATGGCGGCAGCAGCGCCGGATGAAGGAAGCGCGCAGGCAGGGTACAGGCCCGAAACGGCAAAGGCGACAGGCCCCTGGGGCGACAAGCCGATCCAGGACACGCCCTACTCGGTCCACTCGGTGCCAGCCGAGTTGATGGAGAACATGATCGCGCCATCGGCCGACCGGCTGCTGCTCTACATTCCCACCGCAACGCCCGGCGGCAACACCGCCAACAACGGCGGGTATCTGAACGTCGGCATACGCGGCTTTACCAATGCGGAAGTCACCCGCAACGGCATTCCCATGCGCTGGACGTGGCTCAGCACCTCCACCGAAGACCTGGAGCGGATGGAAACCTTGAGCGGCTCCTCGGGCTTTCTGTATGGCGCAGGCAACGTCGGCGGCGTGACCAATCTGGTCAGCAAGCGCCCCACCCCGTACCCCATGCATGACCTCACGCTCGGGAACTACGGCAACGGGCAGTGGTACGCGCACGCCGACCTCGGCGGGCCGATCGGTGAAGATGAAAGGTTCGGCTACCGGCTCAACGTGCTGACCCAGGACGGCGAGACGATGATGCGCGGGCAGCGCAATGCGCGCAACATGCTCAGCGGCGCGCTCGACTGGCACCTCAGCCGCGACCTGCTGGTCCAGTTCGACGCCTCGCACGAAACGCGCAACGTCAACAAGCCCGACAACTATCTATTCATCTGGGGCGCCAGCGCGTATCCGTCCGCGAAGGACGTTGACAACCGGCGCCTGTTCACCAACGACGGGACTTACAGCGACCTCACTGCAAGGCGCCTTGGAACGAACCTCACCTGGAGCCCGTCCGATGCGCTCGCCGTGCGGGCCGGCTACCTCAGGGTCTGGGAAACACAGGATTACAAAACCGCGACGTACTGGATCGACGACGTAGGCGGGGCCTACATCGACTCGGCCAAACTCGTTGACTCCAAAAGCTGGAGCGATGGCGGCTATCTCTATGCCGACCTGAAATTCAGGGCCCTTGGAATCAACCACAAATTGACGTTCGGGATGAACACCAGCGCCATGGAAGTCCACCCCTACAAGGATGGCTACAACTGGCAGGAGTTCTATTTTCCAGACCTGGCCACAGCGTTGAACACCCCCGAGGTCACATGGCCCGAACTGGGCCAGCAAGGGCGGTACGTCAGCATGCGGCAGCGCTACACCAACACGCTGGTCGGCGACGACATCGCCTTCAACGAACGCTGGTCGGCCCTGGTCGGCATCAACCACGCAAGCATCAAGACCTACGCATACAACACCAGCGAAACGGCCACATCGTCCTATGACAGTGCCGCAACCACGCCGACGGTCTCGCTGATTTTCAAGCCCCGCCCCGATCTGTCGCTCTACGCGACCTATATGCGCTCTCTGCAATCGGGCATGCAGGTCGCCACGGGCGCAAGCCCGCCGTATACCAACGCGGGCCAGTTCCTGCCGCCCACCATCGGCAAGCAGATCGAGATCGGCGCCAAGGCCACGCTGGGCAGCATGCTGCTGACCGCCGCGCTGTACCAGATCGACCAGGCCAATCTGTATGACGACAACCATGCCAATGGCACGCGGACACGCACGCAGGACGGCCGCCAGGTTCACCGGGGCATCGAACTCACGGCATCCGGAAAGGCAACCAAAAACCTGACCCTGTTCGGCGGCGCCAGCTTCATCGACGCAAAGATCACGAAGACGAATCTGGCGCGCGACCAGGACAACGCCCCCACCTTCGTTCCGAAGGCAAAGCTCTCCTTGTACGCAGAGTACGCGCTGCCGTTCCTGCGCAGCCTGTACCTCACGGGCGGCGCATCGTACAGAAGCTCGGTGGAGTACGTACCCGCCCTCAAGGACTACCGGGCAACCAGCGCGGGGTACGCCGTGGCAGACCTGGGCCTGCGCTACGAAACCCGGCTCTACGACAAACCGGCCATCCTCCGGCTGGGCATATCGAACCTCTTCGACAAGCACTACTACATCAGCGTGGGCCCCGCGCTGGGAGCGCCCCGCACCGTGGCCTTTTCGACCACGCTCAAGTTCTAG
- a CDS encoding IS5 family transposase, with amino-acid sequence MTPRSALKFDLFAEASRQHKRDEVGDPLQVIARHIDFGALAGLVDALIERGDGRRGGRPAYPTEVMVRILVLKRLYNLSDEQMEYQLLDRASYQRFCLLQDAMNVPDRNTIWRFGERLGVDGATVLFQGVDAQLHRHGYMARGGQAIDATLVPAPRQRLDRPEREALAEGRTPDWSEAERRQRDVDATHTKKHGKSYFGYKLSVSVDLKHGFIRRIATGTASEHDGHHFDEVLDMHNTGRAVHADKAYPSRQRRQMLQVLGFVDAMQRRAQPGQPLSECQKRRNQRIASKRARVEHAFAGIRHMGGKFVRTIGQARATVAMTMMAACYNMKRLASFLHRGVDAFFKPQPGTCKAQVRPHTAKA; translated from the coding sequence ATCACACCCCGCAGCGCGCTGAAGTTTGACCTGTTCGCCGAGGCCTCGCGCCAGCACAAGAGGGACGAGGTGGGCGATCCGCTGCAGGTGATCGCGCGGCACATCGACTTCGGAGCCCTGGCCGGGCTGGTGGATGCCTTGATCGAGCGTGGCGATGGCCGCCGGGGTGGCCGGCCGGCCTATCCCACCGAGGTGATGGTGCGCATCCTGGTCTTGAAGCGGCTGTACAACCTGTCCGATGAGCAGATGGAGTACCAGTTGCTGGATCGGGCGAGCTACCAGCGCTTTTGCCTGCTGCAGGATGCGATGAACGTGCCGGACCGCAACACGATCTGGCGCTTCGGCGAGCGGCTGGGCGTGGATGGGGCCACGGTGCTGTTCCAGGGAGTGGATGCGCAACTGCACCGCCATGGCTACATGGCCCGGGGCGGACAAGCCATCGATGCGACGCTGGTGCCCGCGCCGCGCCAGCGCCTGGACAGGCCGGAGCGCGAGGCCCTGGCCGAAGGCAGAACGCCCGATTGGAGCGAGGCCGAGCGCCGGCAAAGGGATGTGGATGCCACGCACACGAAGAAGCACGGCAAGAGCTACTTCGGCTACAAGCTCAGCGTGAGCGTGGACCTCAAGCACGGCTTCATCCGCCGCATCGCCACGGGCACGGCCAGCGAGCACGACGGACACCACTTCGACGAGGTGCTGGACATGCACAACACCGGGCGGGCAGTGCATGCGGACAAGGCCTACCCGAGCCGCCAAAGGCGCCAGATGCTGCAAGTGCTGGGATTCGTGGATGCGATGCAGCGCAGGGCCCAGCCGGGCCAGCCCCTGAGCGAGTGCCAGAAGCGGCGCAACCAGCGCATTGCCAGCAAGCGTGCCCGGGTCGAACATGCGTTTGCCGGCATCCGGCACATGGGCGGCAAGTTCGTGCGCACGATCGGGCAGGCGCGCGCCACGGTGGCGATGACGATGATGGCTGCCTGCTACAACATGAAGCGCCTGGCGTCGTTCCTGCATCGGGGAGTGGATGCGTTCTTCAAGCCCCAACCCGGCACCTGCAAGGCACAGGTGCGTCCGCACACAGCGAAAGCCTGA
- a CDS encoding FecR domain-containing protein, which produces MSRVHEEAARWFARMHNAEADDPERGRFEAWLASNPEHAREYAAFENFWQRLDNAKSWDAISQGLEQRRQQRRQALKHGLSAVLLAGLGGEAIWWQWRNTAVWTTALRSETGQPRRGALGDGSQLSLGAASAADIVYSRAERRVALQQGEAAFDVVHDGGRPFIVEAGGLRVTVLGTRFAVNRLADRTRVSVDHGRVQVETGPFWRRQRILLHNGEVAELSAPASAQAQLARVPHDAAGAFAFERGFIDLRNADLAEIATTFSRYRQAPVVLAGPAGKDSRVTASVSVADAESFLRLLPQMAPVNVHIEADGTAVIQRR; this is translated from the coding sequence TTGAGCCGGGTACACGAAGAGGCGGCGCGCTGGTTCGCCCGCATGCACAACGCAGAAGCCGACGACCCGGAGCGGGGCCGTTTCGAAGCCTGGCTGGCAAGCAACCCGGAGCACGCCCGTGAATACGCCGCCTTCGAGAACTTCTGGCAGCGCCTGGACAACGCCAAGAGCTGGGACGCCATCAGCCAGGGGCTGGAGCAGCGGCGCCAGCAGCGCCGGCAGGCGCTCAAGCACGGGCTGAGCGCCGTTCTGCTGGCCGGCCTGGGCGGCGAGGCCATCTGGTGGCAATGGCGCAACACCGCCGTCTGGACCACCGCCCTGCGCAGTGAAACCGGCCAGCCCCGGCGCGGCGCACTCGGCGACGGCAGCCAGCTCTCGCTCGGTGCCGCCAGCGCGGCCGACATCGTCTACAGCCGGGCCGAACGCCGCGTGGCCCTCCAGCAAGGCGAGGCCGCCTTCGACGTCGTGCATGACGGCGGCCGCCCCTTCATCGTCGAGGCCGGCGGCCTGCGCGTCACCGTGCTCGGCACGCGCTTTGCCGTCAATCGGCTCGCCGACCGCACCCGGGTCAGCGTCGATCACGGGCGCGTCCAGGTCGAGACCGGCCCCTTCTGGCGGCGCCAGCGCATCCTGCTGCACAACGGCGAAGTGGCCGAACTCTCCGCGCCGGCCAGCGCACAGGCCCAGCTCGCCCGCGTCCCGCACGACGCGGCCGGCGCCTTTGCCTTCGAACGAGGATTCATCGACCTGCGCAATGCGGACCTTGCCGAAATCGCCACCACCTTCTCGCGCTACCGCCAGGCGCCTGTCGTACTCGCAGGCCCGGCCGGGAAGGATTCGCGCGTGACCGCTTCGGTCAGCGTGGCCGACGCCGAGAGCTTCTTGCGGCTGCTGCCCCAGATGGCCCCCGTCAATGTGCACATCGAGGCCGACGGAACGGCGGTCATACAGCGGCGCTGA
- a CDS encoding nucleotidyl transferase AbiEii/AbiGii toxin family protein, with translation MLKRLPDRDIDPALRAILTQARSATAALEIPFFVGGAMARDITLVHVFGQEVKRATRDVDLGIYLEDWDRFQHLKDVLVGTGLFHAVDGKPHRLHYGAPKGIPLDLIPFGRIEHPAGEIAWPPGNDVVLNVAGFEDAFRSTLVVDLGAGLVVNTCSLPSLAVLKLIAWHDRRKFSNKDATDLLFIAQNYAAADNMDRLYEREPELMEAAGYNPELAGAYLLGKDGALQSGNGTAAIAKAILENAVLQQELADQIVRTKAASHSIENEQRYTQYLKGFSTGFLQQWGAPGA, from the coding sequence ATGCTGAAACGGCTTCCTGACCGCGACATAGACCCTGCCCTGCGCGCGATCCTGACGCAGGCGCGCAGCGCCACCGCGGCGCTGGAAATCCCGTTCTTTGTGGGCGGCGCCATGGCGCGGGACATCACCTTGGTCCACGTCTTCGGGCAGGAGGTGAAGCGTGCAACACGCGACGTGGACCTCGGAATCTATCTTGAGGACTGGGACCGCTTTCAGCACCTGAAGGACGTTCTCGTTGGCACGGGCTTGTTCCACGCCGTGGATGGCAAGCCCCACCGGCTGCACTACGGGGCCCCCAAAGGCATCCCCCTGGATTTGATCCCGTTTGGCCGGATAGAGCACCCTGCGGGCGAGATTGCGTGGCCTCCAGGCAATGACGTGGTGCTCAACGTGGCAGGCTTCGAGGATGCGTTTCGTAGTACGCTGGTGGTAGACCTCGGCGCGGGGCTGGTAGTCAACACATGCTCCCTGCCATCCCTGGCCGTACTCAAGCTCATCGCATGGCACGACCGTCGGAAATTCTCCAACAAGGACGCCACAGATCTGCTGTTCATCGCACAGAACTACGCCGCCGCCGACAACATGGATCGGCTCTACGAGAGGGAGCCGGAGCTGATGGAAGCCGCCGGCTACAACCCCGAATTGGCAGGCGCCTACTTGCTTGGCAAGGATGGAGCCTTGCAGTCGGGAAACGGCACAGCGGCTATCGCCAAAGCCATTCTTGAAAACGCGGTGCTGCAGCAGGAACTGGCCGACCAGATCGTTCGCACGAAAGCGGCATCGCACAGTATCGAGAACGAGCAGAGATATACCCAGTACCTGAAAGGTTTCAGCACGGGCTTCCTCCAGCAATGGGGTGCACCCGGCGCGTAA
- a CDS encoding sigma-70 family RNA polymerase sigma factor yields the protein MKASVRQGNEIWHGVDLRWAYADLLGGIKRRTGCVHRASDVLHDALIRLALTAAREPIAQPHAYLRTVVSSVLSDHRRNDARWISLPDYEDWVAEGDFAGTTPSAEHIAQLRAGLEAAQRVLDRLPAKRRDIFWLFRIDGFSCREIAERLGISVRAVENHVMRTMVDLRAAEELAA from the coding sequence ATGAAAGCATCTGTACGTCAGGGAAACGAGATTTGGCACGGGGTGGATTTGCGGTGGGCATACGCCGATCTGCTCGGTGGCATCAAACGGCGCACGGGGTGTGTGCACCGCGCATCCGACGTGCTGCATGACGCCTTGATCCGTCTCGCGCTGACGGCGGCCCGCGAACCCATCGCGCAGCCGCATGCCTACCTGCGCACCGTGGTCAGTTCCGTGCTGTCCGACCATCGCCGCAACGACGCACGCTGGATCTCCCTGCCCGATTATGAAGACTGGGTGGCTGAAGGCGACTTTGCCGGCACCACCCCATCGGCAGAACATATTGCACAGTTGCGCGCCGGCCTGGAGGCAGCGCAACGCGTACTCGACCGCCTGCCGGCCAAGCGGCGCGACATTTTCTGGCTGTTCCGCATCGACGGATTCAGTTGCCGCGAGATCGCCGAACGCCTCGGCATTTCCGTGCGCGCCGTGGAAAACCATGTCATGCGCACCATGGTCGATCTGCGCGCTGCCGAGGAACTGGCAGCTTGA
- a CDS encoding LysR family transcriptional regulator, protein MELLRAVAEQGSISGAARLLGMSYKRAWSLLNELQRAVPAPLIETAAGGSRGGGATVTPAGLALLAQYDELERTCTHAAAPILTKMRRLLRR, encoded by the coding sequence ATGGAACTGCTGCGCGCAGTGGCCGAACAAGGCTCGATCTCGGGCGCCGCCCGTTTGCTGGGCATGAGCTACAAACGCGCCTGGTCCCTGCTGAACGAACTGCAGCGCGCGGTACCGGCGCCCCTCATCGAAACCGCCGCTGGCGGCAGCAGAGGGGGCGGCGCCACGGTCACCCCGGCGGGCCTGGCATTGCTGGCGCAATACGACGAACTCGAACGCACCTGCACCCATGCCGCAGCGCCCATCCTCACCAAGATGCGCCGCCTGCTACGGCGCTAG